One part of the Mariniblastus fucicola genome encodes these proteins:
- the fabG gene encoding 3-oxoacyl-[acyl-carrier-protein] reductase, translating to MSIEKFSVDLSEQTAIVTGASQGLGRSIAIELGAAGARVACVARNVDKLADTVKVITDAGGQAEAIQCDVSDSKSIDAVVDKVAEEWGKVDILVNNAGITRDTLLPVMTDEQWDDVIAVNLRGTFLFTRAVSKQMMKARYGRIINISSVSGLIGNPGQTNYSASKAGVIGMTRSFAKEIAKRKVTVNAVAPGFIASEMTDKLGDTILGEVKKRIPAKRIGVPEDVAACVLFLASPAASYVTGQVLTVDGGMTA from the coding sequence ATGAGCATCGAAAAATTCTCAGTAGATCTTTCAGAACAAACGGCCATCGTCACCGGGGCCTCACAAGGGCTTGGGCGTTCGATAGCAATCGAACTTGGTGCTGCCGGAGCACGCGTTGCCTGCGTCGCTCGCAATGTCGACAAACTTGCTGATACGGTCAAAGTCATCACCGACGCCGGCGGACAGGCCGAAGCGATTCAATGCGACGTCTCTGACAGTAAATCCATCGACGCAGTCGTCGACAAGGTTGCCGAAGAGTGGGGCAAGGTTGATATCCTGGTCAACAACGCAGGAATCACGCGTGACACACTGTTGCCCGTGATGACGGATGAGCAATGGGACGATGTGATCGCGGTCAACTTGCGTGGAACGTTCCTGTTCACTCGCGCAGTTTCCAAACAAATGATGAAAGCTCGCTACGGACGCATCATCAACATTTCCAGTGTTTCAGGCCTGATCGGGAATCCAGGGCAAACGAATTACTCGGCTTCCAAAGCCGGCGTGATTGGCATGACGCGCAGTTTTGCCAAAGAGATTGCCAAGCGAAAAGTCACCGTGAACGCGGTTGCGCCTGGATTCATCGCCAGCGAAATGACAGATAAGCTCGGCGATACGATTCTTGGTGAAGTAAAAAAGCGAATTCCGGCGAAGCGCATAGGTGTCCCTGAAGATGTGGCCGCTTGTGTGCTGTTCCTGGCCTCTCCAGCAGCCAGCTACGTAACTGGGCAGGTTCTCACGGTGGATGGCGGGATGACGGCCTGA
- the fabF gene encoding beta-ketoacyl-ACP synthase II, which produces MKRRVVVTGAGLITPLSCDVDESWKKILDCESGIHDIELFDTSDIKVKIGGDVCGWEYGETSAEARKIDRYSQFAMVAAADAVKASGLELDESGRVVFDSPKAASRFGVVLGSGIGGMTTIYDQMSRLIQKGPGRVSPMTIPKLMLNAGGGLLAIKYGLYGPNYSVATACASAANAIGNSIYLIRDNVCDQLITGGSEAAMTRMALAAFANMRALSTRNDDPEHASCPFDSKRDGFVFSEGAGIVVVEELETAKARGANILAEVAGFGTSCDAGHITSPDEEGRGAAQAMQAALDDAEIKAGDIDYINAHGTSTPLGDKAETRAIKTVFADSANTVAISSTKSQLGHSLGATGGIEMILCIKAIQEGIVPPTANLTDPDPDCDLDYTPLKPKERDITYAMSNSFGFGGHNASVIVKKYVE; this is translated from the coding sequence ATGAAACGGCGAGTGGTCGTAACAGGCGCTGGACTCATCACACCTCTCAGTTGTGATGTCGATGAAAGCTGGAAAAAGATTCTGGATTGCGAAAGCGGAATCCACGATATCGAATTGTTTGATACCTCAGACATCAAAGTCAAAATTGGCGGCGACGTTTGCGGTTGGGAGTACGGCGAAACTTCGGCGGAAGCCAGAAAGATTGATCGCTATTCCCAGTTCGCCATGGTGGCGGCAGCTGATGCCGTGAAAGCTTCTGGCCTGGAACTCGATGAGTCAGGCCGTGTCGTGTTTGACAGTCCCAAGGCTGCGTCACGGTTCGGTGTGGTGCTGGGTTCGGGTATCGGTGGCATGACCACCATCTATGATCAAATGAGTCGCCTGATCCAGAAAGGTCCCGGTCGTGTTTCGCCGATGACCATTCCCAAGCTGATGCTTAATGCCGGCGGTGGATTGCTGGCGATCAAATATGGTTTGTACGGGCCCAATTACAGTGTCGCAACGGCCTGTGCGAGTGCCGCCAACGCAATCGGAAACTCAATCTATCTAATTCGCGACAACGTCTGCGATCAGCTAATCACAGGAGGCAGTGAAGCCGCGATGACGCGCATGGCGCTGGCCGCTTTCGCCAATATGAGAGCCCTGTCGACGCGTAATGATGATCCGGAGCACGCGAGTTGTCCTTTCGACAGCAAACGCGATGGCTTTGTGTTTTCTGAAGGCGCTGGCATCGTTGTCGTTGAGGAACTGGAGACCGCGAAAGCTCGCGGCGCGAACATCCTTGCAGAAGTAGCCGGGTTTGGAACCAGTTGCGACGCAGGTCATATCACGTCACCTGATGAAGAGGGCAGGGGAGCGGCCCAGGCAATGCAGGCCGCGCTCGATGACGCTGAAATCAAGGCGGGAGACATCGACTATATCAACGCTCACGGAACAAGTACGCCGTTAGGTGACAAAGCGGAAACGCGAGCCATCAAAACCGTGTTTGCCGATTCTGCAAACACCGTTGCCATCAGCAGCACCAAAAGTCAGCTGGGGCACTCGCTGGGAGCCACCGGCGGCATCGAAATGATTTTGTGCATCAAGGCGATTCAGGAAGGCATCGTTCCGCCGACTGCAAACCTGACCGATCCTGATCCCGATTGCGATCTCGACTATACGCCGCTCAAACCGAAAGAGCGTGACATCACTTACGCGATGAGCAACAGTTTTGGATTCGGTGGTCACAACGCATCGGTCATTGTCAAGAAGTACGTCGAGTAA
- the acpP gene encoding acyl carrier protein has product MASVEERVKDIVAEQLGVDKEKIKRESNFVNDLGADSLDTVELVMELEEEFDISIADDAAEKIQTVGEAIEHIEKGSAA; this is encoded by the coding sequence ATGGCATCGGTCGAAGAACGAGTAAAAGACATCGTCGCTGAACAGCTTGGTGTCGATAAAGAAAAAATCAAAAGAGAGTCCAACTTCGTCAACGATCTGGGCGCGGACTCATTGGATACAGTCGAGCTTGTTATGGAGCTTGAAGAAGAGTTTGACATCAGCATCGCCGATGACGCTGCTGAAAAAATTCAGACGGTCGGAGAAGCGATCGAACACATTGAAAAAGGCTCTGCTGCCTAA
- a CDS encoding DEAD/DEAH box helicase, translating into MTPNSENNETKKSIPTVVVFDTPDNDEAQSQSQTQPKVEVETQVEVAQPKKTLSEEILASAAATASVETATEEAESKKGDAKQAETAQDAEPAKVASEASADEAQAKTKAEEIVVEPGKVEKIPAETATAAAEREDNRVRFRDLPLSSNVVKAVEKSGYEFPTAIQEQIIPHMLDGRDVMAQSQTGSGKTAAFALPILSKLDTNTKLPHVLVLAPTRELAIQVAESFEKYASQIPRFSAVAIYGGQDYEVQFRKLRRGVQVVVGTPGRVIDHIKRGTLDLSKLTTLVLDEADEMLNMGFLDDVEYVLTKTPRDRQVTLFSATFNNDIKKIAQRYLNDPIQIKIQRKTITADSIRQRAIICSNRDKIDLLIQMLEVEETDGVLVFTRTKDATIQVAEQLNRAGLKVAALNGDMPQKTRERTIDRLKAERLDIVVATDVAARGLDVTRVSHVFNYDLPEGSEPYIHRVGRTGRAGRKGEAIIFVTHAQRGKLRMIERATKKTIEIVDPPSSKHINAMRVKTLRDTITKTIAESDLTRFEKLIASHAEETGESMDKIAAALAFIGQRGEEFFSTDKPKRQRRERDDFDGRGEREPRGRRESRPPESGMTRYRIEVGRRDGVKPGNIVGAVANEAGIEGKSIGPIQIYSAHTTIDLPSGMPDDVRDILENTRVVGRELRIREATPKDEIQEDRGRGRGGFSGGRGRNDRRGGGGGRDSRGGRDSRGGGGGRDFRGGKKDFRGKKKPGGRTFAKVKSKRQSD; encoded by the coding sequence ATGACTCCAAACTCTGAAAACAACGAAACCAAAAAATCAATTCCAACCGTCGTCGTATTTGACACTCCGGACAACGACGAAGCTCAATCGCAGAGCCAAACTCAGCCCAAAGTGGAAGTTGAAACACAAGTCGAAGTCGCCCAACCAAAGAAAACGCTGTCGGAAGAAATTCTTGCATCGGCTGCCGCGACTGCCAGCGTAGAGACCGCCACTGAAGAAGCTGAATCCAAAAAAGGTGACGCGAAACAGGCCGAAACCGCACAAGATGCTGAACCGGCGAAAGTTGCTTCGGAAGCAAGCGCTGACGAAGCTCAGGCGAAAACGAAAGCCGAAGAAATCGTCGTCGAGCCTGGCAAGGTTGAAAAAATTCCAGCTGAAACTGCGACCGCTGCTGCCGAGCGAGAGGACAACCGTGTCCGCTTTCGCGATTTGCCGTTGTCGTCCAACGTCGTTAAGGCCGTTGAAAAATCTGGCTATGAGTTTCCGACTGCGATTCAGGAACAGATCATCCCGCACATGCTTGACGGCCGTGATGTGATGGCTCAATCCCAAACGGGTTCCGGAAAGACTGCTGCTTTCGCGCTTCCGATTCTCTCAAAGCTCGATACCAATACGAAACTTCCACACGTTCTGGTGCTTGCTCCCACCCGTGAGCTGGCGATTCAGGTTGCCGAGTCATTCGAGAAGTACGCCTCGCAAATTCCAAGGTTCTCAGCCGTCGCGATTTACGGTGGTCAGGACTATGAAGTCCAGTTCCGTAAACTTCGTCGTGGCGTTCAAGTCGTTGTCGGAACGCCGGGCCGGGTCATCGACCACATCAAACGTGGCACTCTGGACCTGAGTAAACTGACCACGCTGGTGCTCGACGAAGCGGACGAGATGCTCAACATGGGTTTTCTCGATGACGTTGAATACGTTCTGACAAAGACGCCTCGCGACCGCCAGGTGACGCTGTTCTCGGCCACCTTCAACAATGACATCAAAAAGATCGCTCAGCGTTATCTCAACGATCCGATCCAAATCAAGATTCAGCGCAAAACGATCACCGCGGATTCGATTCGCCAGCGAGCCATCATTTGCTCCAACCGGGACAAAATTGACTTGTTGATTCAAATGCTGGAAGTCGAAGAGACCGACGGCGTTCTTGTTTTCACCCGAACCAAAGACGCAACGATTCAGGTCGCCGAACAGCTCAACCGGGCCGGGCTGAAAGTCGCGGCTCTCAATGGTGACATGCCGCAAAAGACCCGCGAGCGAACGATCGATCGACTCAAAGCAGAACGGCTCGATATCGTGGTCGCAACGGATGTTGCTGCTCGTGGTCTGGACGTGACGCGAGTCAGCCACGTTTTCAACTACGATCTTCCCGAAGGCAGCGAGCCTTACATTCACCGCGTTGGGCGAACTGGTCGCGCGGGTCGCAAAGGCGAAGCCATCATTTTCGTGACGCACGCACAGCGTGGCAAACTGCGGATGATTGAGCGGGCTACGAAAAAGACGATCGAGATCGTTGATCCGCCTTCTTCGAAGCACATCAATGCGATGCGTGTCAAAACGCTTCGTGACACGATCACCAAAACGATCGCAGAATCAGATTTGACGCGATTCGAAAAACTGATCGCCAGTCACGCTGAGGAAACCGGCGAGTCGATGGATAAAATCGCTGCAGCTCTGGCCTTCATCGGCCAACGTGGCGAAGAATTCTTCTCAACGGACAAACCCAAGCGTCAGCGTCGCGAGCGTGATGATTTCGATGGCCGCGGCGAACGCGAACCACGGGGGCGTCGAGAAAGCCGTCCTCCTGAATCGGGCATGACTCGCTACCGTATCGAAGTCGGTCGCCGTGACGGAGTGAAGCCTGGAAATATTGTCGGCGCTGTCGCCAACGAAGCCGGAATCGAAGGCAAGTCCATCGGTCCGATTCAGATTTACTCGGCTCACACAACAATCGATCTGCCATCGGGAATGCCTGACGACGTTCGCGATATTTTGGAAAACACTCGAGTTGTCGGCCGCGAGCTTCGTATCCGCGAAGCGACTCCCAAGGACGAGATTCAGGAAGATCGCGGTCGTGGTCGCGGTGGATTCTCTGGCGGACGTGGCCGCAACGATCGACGTGGCGGTGGAGGAGGACGCGATTCGCGTGGTGGCCGTGATTCTCGCGGCGGCGGTGGTGGACGCGATTTCCGTGGAGGAAAGAAAGACTTTCGCGGCAAGAAGAAGCCCGGCGGTCGAACTTTCGCCAAAGTAAAAAGCAAGCGTCAAAGCGACTAA
- a CDS encoding ABC transporter ATP-binding protein, giving the protein MTLAIDCQNLVKTYPGKPPVEAVRGIDFQVKVGECFGVLGPNGAGKTTTIEILEGLLPATSGTASILGMDWRANASKIRERIGVSLQETQLSDRLTVGETLRLFRSFYSSGITPDEAMRRVSLEAKENSWIKTLSGGQKQRLAVATALVGDPELIFLDEPTTGLDPTSRRQLWEIIESFKAQNRTVMLTTHYMEEAERLCDRVAVFDAGKIIAEGSPQKLIQSLGANHVIEFSVGDSSDGKSVDWIERLPSVSQVQVDEDNIRITADYLHEVLPGLVAGLEREKISLTGLSTREATLEDVFVNLTGKHLSDGT; this is encoded by the coding sequence ATGACTCTTGCGATCGATTGCCAGAATTTGGTCAAAACGTATCCCGGGAAACCGCCCGTCGAAGCGGTCCGGGGCATCGACTTTCAGGTCAAAGTCGGCGAATGCTTTGGCGTCCTCGGCCCCAACGGCGCCGGCAAAACGACGACCATCGAAATCCTCGAAGGGCTGCTTCCCGCAACGTCCGGAACCGCTTCGATTCTTGGAATGGACTGGCGTGCCAATGCCTCAAAGATCCGCGAACGCATCGGCGTCTCGTTGCAGGAAACTCAGCTTAGCGATCGACTGACCGTAGGTGAAACGCTTCGCCTGTTCCGCAGTTTCTACTCCTCCGGCATCACGCCAGACGAAGCCATGCGTCGCGTTTCGCTAGAGGCCAAAGAAAACAGCTGGATCAAAACGCTCTCTGGTGGCCAGAAGCAACGGCTCGCTGTCGCCACGGCGCTCGTCGGCGACCCCGAACTGATCTTTCTGGATGAGCCAACCACCGGACTTGATCCGACCAGTCGCCGGCAGCTTTGGGAGATCATCGAATCCTTCAAGGCTCAGAATCGAACCGTCATGCTGACGACACACTACATGGAAGAAGCCGAGCGGCTGTGCGATCGCGTCGCGGTTTTTGATGCTGGAAAAATCATTGCCGAAGGTTCGCCGCAGAAACTGATTCAGTCGCTGGGAGCCAACCACGTGATCGAATTCTCTGTCGGTGATTCCTCCGACGGGAAATCGGTCGACTGGATTGAGCGACTTCCTTCGGTCAGTCAGGTTCAGGTCGATGAAGACAACATTCGCATCACCGCGGATTATTTGCACGAAGTTTTGCCGGGTTTGGTTGCCGGCCTGGAACGGGAAAAGATTTCCTTGACGGGACTTTCGACGCGCGAAGCGACTTTGGAAGACGTCTTCGTCAATCTGACCGGCAAGCATCTTTCGGATGGGACGTAG
- a CDS encoding DUF4340 domain-containing protein, producing the protein MSSTAESKPELKPSENGHTKPRFTFGQLFPTGVRETFVGPNKTGWATTGIYIGAAALCLGVTAGFAWLNKPAEIAEYGKVGQKFFAEFVDPTLATSLELSTVDANTVTPRQFKVEKVDSGQWVIPSHHNYPADAEDQLADTASSVIGVERGAMVTRWAADHAKYGVIDPRRDTLSVDEVEGVGQRLTLRGDNDSVLADFVVGNQVEGEFDQFYVRHPEEDEVYITTLDVDLSTRFTDWIDTDLFDLSSSDVRRVTVNDYSFDELSGSLTQSEITQLSREDSGNDWLLDSLDEQKEELNKDAIRDTLSEIANLEITGVRPKQKGLTPDLKLDRAIMSSQAGVERLQADLLSSGFLLQPAGGDDKDQLKLIAREGELLAGTKDGLVYRLHFGRVFTGSQEELEVGFVSTNATPNDSESESEEANATDETTESDTGADDQTSDEKSSSRPGRYVFVRVDFDKSLLGDEPAKPEEPVKPERLTELESEAAETAEDEENAGEQAVESDETELESDLDDSSSEESEESAEKEPSELEQLHAEHNTAKSEYESALKKYDDFQAKTKAGEEKAEELNRRFAKWYYVISGDSYDQLALSRDAFVDQKPDKQESGPETTEEETAEEATVLYSNETNEKEDDIDKEK; encoded by the coding sequence CACACCAAACCACGTTTCACATTTGGCCAACTCTTCCCCACTGGCGTTCGCGAAACTTTTGTCGGCCCTAACAAAACAGGCTGGGCCACAACCGGTATCTACATCGGCGCCGCGGCTCTTTGTCTGGGCGTGACGGCCGGATTTGCGTGGCTGAACAAACCGGCGGAAATTGCCGAGTACGGAAAAGTCGGCCAGAAATTCTTTGCCGAATTCGTGGATCCAACACTCGCCACGTCACTGGAGCTTTCGACGGTTGACGCCAACACCGTGACGCCTCGCCAATTCAAAGTCGAGAAAGTCGACAGCGGACAATGGGTCATTCCTTCGCACCACAACTATCCTGCGGACGCCGAAGATCAACTTGCTGATACCGCCAGTTCAGTGATTGGAGTTGAGCGGGGAGCCATGGTGACACGGTGGGCTGCGGATCACGCAAAGTACGGCGTGATTGACCCGCGTCGCGATACGCTGAGCGTCGATGAAGTCGAAGGCGTTGGACAAAGGCTAACGCTTCGCGGCGACAACGATTCTGTGCTGGCGGACTTTGTCGTCGGCAATCAAGTCGAAGGAGAATTCGACCAGTTCTACGTTCGGCATCCTGAAGAAGACGAAGTCTACATCACGACGCTGGACGTGGATCTTTCCACCAGGTTCACCGACTGGATCGACACCGATTTGTTCGACCTCAGCAGCAGTGATGTGCGCCGCGTCACGGTCAACGACTATTCCTTCGATGAGCTTAGCGGCAGTTTGACGCAAAGCGAAATCACTCAGTTGAGCCGCGAAGACAGCGGCAACGATTGGTTACTGGATTCGCTTGACGAACAGAAAGAAGAATTGAACAAAGACGCGATTCGTGACACGTTAAGCGAGATCGCAAATCTCGAAATCACCGGCGTTCGCCCAAAGCAAAAAGGCTTGACGCCCGACCTGAAACTGGACCGTGCGATCATGAGTTCTCAGGCTGGCGTGGAGCGTCTGCAAGCGGATCTGCTGTCCAGCGGTTTTCTGCTGCAGCCAGCTGGAGGCGACGACAAGGACCAGCTGAAGTTGATTGCTCGTGAAGGTGAACTGCTCGCTGGCACCAAGGACGGTCTCGTTTATCGACTGCATTTCGGGCGCGTCTTTACGGGTTCGCAGGAAGAGCTGGAAGTTGGCTTTGTTTCGACAAACGCAACGCCGAACGACTCCGAATCTGAATCCGAAGAAGCCAACGCGACAGACGAGACGACTGAATCCGATACCGGTGCTGACGATCAAACTTCCGATGAGAAATCCAGCTCAAGGCCAGGCCGCTACGTTTTTGTCCGAGTTGACTTTGACAAAAGTTTGCTGGGCGACGAACCAGCGAAACCTGAGGAGCCAGTGAAACCTGAGCGTCTGACCGAACTGGAGTCGGAAGCCGCAGAAACGGCTGAAGATGAAGAGAACGCGGGCGAACAGGCAGTTGAGAGCGATGAAACCGAATTGGAATCTGATTTAGATGACTCATCATCTGAAGAGTCAGAGGAATCCGCTGAGAAGGAGCCAAGCGAACTCGAGCAGCTTCACGCCGAGCACAACACCGCGAAATCGGAATACGAATCGGCCCTGAAAAAGTACGACGACTTTCAAGCCAAGACCAAAGCGGGAGAGGAAAAGGCTGAGGAGCTTAACCGTCGTTTCGCGAAGTGGTACTACGTGATTTCAGGCGACTCCTACGACCAGCTGGCTCTGAGTCGCGATGCCTTTGTTGATCAGAAACCCGACAAGCAGGAATCTGGCCCGGAAACCACTGAGGAAGAAACTGCCGAAGAGGCCACAGTTCTATATAGCAATGAAACTAACGAAAAGGAGGACGACATTGACAAAGAAAAGTAA
- a CDS encoding ABC transporter permease, translating into MKTVHPVLAFSIARLKEFVRRPEAMFWVYFFPVLMAIVLGVAFRNQPREAIPVNVVEGPQAQQLMQRLEKLDDIEPELTSLESARLRLRTGKILLAVTPGESGNDLTYEFDPQRPGSIEARESVDARLQEALGREDVFASSDVHFSQPGGRYIDFLIPGLLAMGLMGGGLWGVGFGIVDMRIRKLLKRFMATPMKRTHFLLSMLLSRLVFMIPQIVILLVFAYLCFGVRVYGSWPALAIVILFGAFEFAAIGLLVGSRARTAETASGLMNLVMLPMWTLSGIFFSYERFPEIVHPIIRLLPLTPVIDALRAIMSDGKTLVDVLPEIGVIAVWCVVPFFLALAIFRWND; encoded by the coding sequence ATGAAAACAGTCCATCCCGTGCTTGCGTTTTCCATCGCCCGGCTGAAGGAATTTGTGCGTCGCCCCGAAGCCATGTTTTGGGTCTACTTCTTTCCGGTTCTGATGGCCATCGTGTTGGGCGTCGCCTTTCGCAATCAACCCAGGGAAGCGATTCCCGTCAACGTCGTCGAAGGTCCGCAGGCTCAGCAGTTGATGCAGCGTCTGGAAAAGCTTGACGACATCGAGCCCGAGCTAACGTCGCTTGAGTCAGCCCGTTTGCGGTTGCGAACCGGCAAGATATTGTTGGCCGTTACACCAGGCGAATCTGGTAACGATTTGACTTACGAGTTCGATCCTCAGCGGCCCGGCAGCATCGAAGCGCGAGAGTCCGTCGATGCAAGGTTGCAGGAAGCGTTGGGGCGCGAAGACGTTTTCGCCAGCAGCGACGTGCACTTTTCCCAACCTGGCGGGCGATACATTGACTTTCTGATTCCCGGACTGTTGGCGATGGGGCTGATGGGAGGCGGGCTGTGGGGAGTTGGTTTTGGCATCGTTGACATGCGTATCCGCAAACTGCTGAAGCGGTTCATGGCGACGCCGATGAAGCGGACGCACTTTCTGTTGTCGATGTTGCTGAGCCGGTTGGTGTTCATGATTCCGCAAATCGTCATCCTGCTGGTGTTCGCGTATCTGTGTTTCGGAGTTCGCGTCTACGGAAGCTGGCCGGCGTTGGCGATTGTCATCCTGTTCGGTGCCTTTGAGTTTGCTGCGATTGGATTGCTGGTCGGTTCACGAGCTCGCACCGCAGAGACGGCTTCGGGGTTGATGAATTTGGTGATGCTGCCGATGTGGACGCTGTCCGGGATCTTTTTCTCCTACGAACGATTTCCGGAGATCGTCCATCCGATCATTCGGTTGCTGCCGCTGACGCCCGTGATCGATGCCTTGCGAGCCATCATGTCGGATGGGAAAACGCTGGTTGATGTACTGCCGGAGATCGGAGTGATTGCTGTCTGGTGCGTCGTTCCTTTCTTCCTCGCGTTGGCGATCTTCCGCTGGAACGATTAA
- a CDS encoding arylsulfatase, with amino-acid sequence MKFGLSLAVTFAASSFTVFALSAAETESETSPNVIVILTDDQGWGDLSLHGNPNLSTPHLDQLARQGAQIENFYVCPVCSPTRAEFLTGRYHTRMNVFSTSAGGERINADEQTIADVFRDAGYSTAGFGKWHNGMQFPYHPNARGFDEFYGFCSGHWGHYFSPMLEHNGEIVQGDGFLPDDLTNRAIQFIDKSKSKPFFVYLALNTPHSPMQVPEKYWNRFRDKEIVPDPAPENQKGIALEHTRAALAMCENIDHNVGRLMQHLDQSQRTDSTIVVYFCDNGPNGKRFNGGMRGRKGSTFEGGVRSPCFVRYPKSIKPGTEVKRISATIDLLPTLAEMAGIGLNSPKPLDGVSIKQALEGDASTPDRFLFSAWNGKTTVRSQTHRMQRDGSLFDLRNDPGEQNNVAKSQPEIAMKLGKALADWEKETSPKPAKSRLTRPFTLGHQDAVWTQLPARDATPTGTITRSNRYPNCTFMENWTDTESQIIWDVDVLAAGNFEVQMYYSCDADDVGSTVRLSCGDATLSAEITIANEVPLIGAAEDRFERAEGYVRRWKPMDLGKIKLKAGRQKLVLQAEEVVGDQVANMRLLMFRRVD; translated from the coding sequence ATGAAATTTGGATTGTCGTTGGCCGTCACGTTTGCGGCCTCATCCTTCACTGTCTTTGCGCTTTCGGCTGCAGAAACCGAATCTGAAACCTCTCCCAATGTCATCGTCATTCTCACCGACGATCAGGGCTGGGGAGACCTGAGCTTGCACGGCAACCCGAACCTTTCGACACCACATCTTGATCAGCTTGCCCGCCAGGGCGCGCAAATTGAAAACTTCTACGTTTGTCCGGTCTGCTCACCGACGCGTGCGGAATTTCTCACCGGACGCTACCACACCAGGATGAACGTCTTCAGCACTTCGGCGGGTGGCGAAAGAATCAACGCTGACGAACAAACCATCGCCGACGTGTTTCGAGACGCCGGTTACTCGACGGCGGGCTTTGGAAAGTGGCATAACGGAATGCAGTTTCCGTATCACCCTAACGCTCGCGGCTTCGATGAGTTCTACGGATTCTGCAGCGGACACTGGGGGCATTACTTCTCGCCGATGCTGGAACACAATGGCGAAATTGTTCAGGGGGACGGATTCCTGCCCGACGACCTGACCAATCGAGCCATTCAGTTTATCGACAAAAGCAAGAGCAAGCCGTTCTTTGTCTATCTCGCGCTCAACACGCCACACTCTCCGATGCAGGTTCCCGAAAAGTACTGGAATCGCTTTCGCGACAAGGAAATCGTGCCCGATCCCGCGCCTGAAAATCAAAAAGGCATCGCACTCGAACACACGCGAGCAGCTTTGGCCATGTGTGAGAACATCGATCACAACGTCGGGCGTCTGATGCAGCATCTGGATCAATCGCAGCGAACTGACAGCACGATCGTAGTTTACTTTTGCGATAACGGTCCCAACGGAAAACGTTTCAACGGCGGGATGCGAGGTCGCAAAGGTTCCACGTTCGAAGGCGGTGTGCGGTCTCCCTGCTTCGTTCGCTATCCAAAGTCAATCAAACCTGGCACCGAAGTGAAACGCATTAGCGCGACGATCGATCTGCTGCCGACGCTTGCCGAAATGGCGGGTATTGGACTCAACAGCCCAAAACCGCTCGACGGCGTTTCGATCAAACAGGCTCTCGAAGGCGACGCTTCCACCCCCGACCGGTTCCTGTTCAGTGCTTGGAACGGCAAGACCACGGTTCGCTCGCAAACTCACCGGATGCAGCGCGATGGATCGCTGTTTGATCTGCGAAACGACCCGGGCGAACAAAACAACGTTGCCAAATCACAACCTGAGATCGCAATGAAGCTCGGCAAAGCTCTTGCCGATTGGGAAAAGGAAACTTCTCCCAAACCCGCAAAATCGCGGCTGACTCGTCCGTTCACGCTCGGCCATCAAGACGCCGTTTGGACGCAACTTCCTGCCCGCGACGCCACGCCGACCGGAACGATTACTCGCAGCAATCGCTATCCGAACTGCACGTTCATGGAGAATTGGACGGATACCGAAAGCCAGATAATTTGGGACGTTGATGTGTTGGCAGCGGGAAATTTCGAAGTCCAGATGTACTACAGTTGCGATGCGGACGACGTCGGATCGACGGTTCGTTTGAGCTGTGGCGATGCGACGCTGTCGGCTGAAATCACGATCGCCAATGAAGTGCCTTTAATCGGAGCGGCTGAAGACAGGTTCGAGCGTGCCGAGGGTTATGTACGTCGCTGGAAGCCGATGGATTTGGGGAAAATTAAGCTCAAAGCGGGGCGTCAGAAGCTCGTTTTGCAAGCCGAGGAAGTTGTCGGAGATCAGGTGGCGAACATGCGATTATTGATGTTTCGGCGGGTCGATTGA